Proteins from one Cellulosilyticum lentocellum DSM 5427 genomic window:
- a CDS encoding retron St85 family RNA-directed DNA polymerase yields MYNYEYTIRLCETLKSLSADDVYISKCCNYAEGLLDKELPVIFDPTHLKQILRLDDISLDEYHIFYIDKKNGGSREINAPSEELKKRQRWILKNILEKISISHNVHGFIKGKSIVSNARKHLNKEYVLNIDIKDFFPSVTKYSVEKIFRRMGYCNSVAQLLARVCCYRGGLPQGAPTSPYLANLAFDEVDQEIINVVRNRDITYTRYADDMTFSANYDLSTFKKEVYKSLGKYRFSPNIMKTHQMSGEKRKLVTGLIVDDKVKVCKKYKRKLRQEIYYCKKFGVTNHLRNCHSEKSINYKEYLYGKAYFIKMVEEIVGEKFLADLDSIDWY; encoded by the coding sequence ATGTATAATTATGAATATACAATACGTTTATGTGAAACACTAAAAAGTCTAAGTGCTGATGATGTATATATATCTAAATGTTGTAATTATGCTGAAGGATTATTGGATAAGGAATTACCGGTAATATTTGATCCTACACATTTAAAGCAAATATTACGTTTAGATGATATTTCTCTTGATGAGTATCATATTTTTTATATTGATAAGAAAAATGGAGGTTCGAGAGAGATTAATGCACCAAGTGAAGAATTAAAGAAAAGACAAAGATGGATATTGAAAAATATTTTAGAAAAGATAAGTATATCTCATAATGTCCATGGATTCATTAAAGGAAAATCAATAGTTTCAAATGCAAGAAAACATTTAAATAAAGAGTATGTATTAAATATTGATATAAAAGATTTTTTTCCATCTGTTACAAAATATAGTGTTGAAAAGATATTTAGAAGAATGGGTTATTGTAATAGTGTAGCACAATTATTAGCAAGAGTTTGTTGCTATAGAGGTGGCTTACCTCAGGGAGCTCCTACTAGTCCTTATTTAGCTAATTTAGCGTTTGATGAAGTAGATCAAGAGATTATTAACGTAGTAAGAAATAGAGACATTACTTATACCAGATATGCAGATGATATGACATTCTCAGCTAATTATGATTTGAGTACATTTAAAAAAGAAGTTTATAAATCACTGGGGAAGTATAGATTTAGCCCTAACATAATGAAAACACATCAAATGAGTGGTGAAAAACGTAAGTTAGTAACAGGATTAATAGTTGATGATAAGGTTAAAGTGTGTAAAAAATATAAAAGAAAATTGAGACAAGAGATATACTATTGCAAAAAATTTGGCGTTACTAATCATTTAAGAAATTGCCATAGTGAAAAAAGTATTAATTATAAAGAATATTT
- a CDS encoding phosphoribosyltransferase-like protein: MDIEKRVKSALDDFYTRNHIDKERYLADHRLAREQCKEIDIYIGKDILEDNLHNWISRLDEEMADKLLKLFSKYTYVTQQEMQYLLSILFERIQEEVLKQGGNYSEILFISVEAKYKSGGDNIRSILQAINMNYMTKEQYIASISRIDASIVDKYKYIIFIDDIIGTGFTTYTNIKMTYERFNNIDWKSKKIMLSCLYAREKSINMVRKWCKKELNLDIKSVFFNKLHRCFETGYCFSDEEMVAAKELIASYERLVNENPRIEEKEYFLGFRESKALISFYYETPNNTLCSFWKYSEYGLPIFPRQTQRQPSRLCINDLKKKKRD, translated from the coding sequence ATGGATATTGAAAAGAGAGTAAAAAGTGCTTTAGATGATTTTTATACTAGAAACCACATTGATAAGGAAAGATATTTAGCAGATCATAGGCTAGCAAGGGAACAATGCAAAGAGATTGATATATATATTGGGAAAGATATATTGGAAGATAACTTGCATAACTGGATAAGCCGGTTAGATGAAGAAATGGCAGATAAATTATTGAAGTTATTTAGTAAATATACATATGTTACTCAACAAGAGATGCAATATTTATTAAGCATCTTATTTGAAAGAATACAAGAAGAAGTACTTAAGCAAGGTGGAAATTATAGTGAAATATTATTTATCTCAGTAGAGGCAAAGTATAAATCTGGAGGAGATAATATTCGTTCTATTTTGCAAGCAATTAATATGAATTATATGACTAAGGAGCAATATATTGCATCAATTTCCAGGATTGACGCAAGTATAGTTGATAAATATAAATATATAATATTTATTGATGATATTATAGGAACTGGGTTTACTACATACACTAATATTAAGATGACCTATGAGAGATTTAATAACATAGACTGGAAAAGTAAAAAAATTATGTTGTCATGTCTTTATGCGAGAGAAAAATCAATTAATATGGTTAGGAAGTGGTGTAAGAAGGAATTAAATCTTGATATAAAATCTGTATTTTTTAATAAGTTGCATCGTTGTTTTGAAACAGGATATTGTTTTTCAGATGAAGAAATGGTAGCTGCTAAAGAATTAATTGCTAGTTATGAAAGATTAGTAAATGAAAACCCAAGAATTGAAGAAAAAGAATATTTTTTAGGATTTAGAGAAAGTAAAGCGTTAATATCTTTTTACTATGAAACACCCAATAATACACTATGTTCATTTTGGAAGTATTCCGAGTATGGACTACCTATTTTTCCACGTCAAACACAAAGACAGCCTAGTCGTCTTTGTATAAATGATTTGAAGAAGAAAAAAAGAGATTAA
- the smpB gene encoding SsrA-binding protein SmpB — protein sequence MAKDRTSFKVIANNKKAYHDYFIDEVYEAGIALAGTEVKSIRQGGCSVKESFIKIKNGEAFIFNMHVNPYDHGNIFNKDPLRTRKLLLHKREINKLIGETTQKGMTIVPLRVYIKGSLVKVEMGLARGKKLHDKRQDIVKKDTQRASEREFKIKNL from the coding sequence ATGGCTAAGGATAGAACTAGCTTTAAAGTCATAGCGAACAATAAGAAAGCATACCATGACTATTTTATAGATGAAGTCTATGAAGCAGGTATTGCACTTGCTGGAACAGAAGTAAAATCCATTCGTCAAGGAGGATGCTCTGTTAAAGAAAGCTTTATTAAGATCAAAAATGGGGAAGCATTTATTTTCAATATGCATGTTAACCCTTACGATCACGGGAACATTTTCAATAAAGACCCACTGCGTACCCGTAAGCTTTTACTTCATAAAAGAGAAATTAATAAACTCATTGGTGAAACCACTCAAAAAGGCATGACGATTGTACCACTTCGTGTGTACATCAAGGGCAGCCTTGTGAAAGTGGAAATGGGGCTTGCACGAGGTAAAAAACTTCATGATAAACGCCAAGATATCGTGAAAAAGGACACACAGCGTGCTAGCGAAAGAGAATTTAAAATTAAAAACCTTTAA
- a CDS encoding DMT family transporter, producing MNEKYKGILYILLAAFCFALMNTFVRLSGDLPSIQKSFFRNFVALLAAAFILKRSKIGFSFKKENFTLLLLRATCGTVGILCNFYAVDHLLLSDASMLNKMSPFFVIIFSYLFLKEKVNWVQSLAVIGAFIGSLFIIKPSFSNLDLVPSLIGLLGGIGAGAAYTAVRSLGQRGEKGPFIVFFFSSFSCLVTLPFLIFQYHEMSLLQIGYLLFAGLAATGGQFAITAAYCYAPAKEISVYDYSQVIFAAILGFILFGQIPDLYSGLGYIIICGMAVFMFLYNMGYLTRKNPQA from the coding sequence ATGAACGAAAAATACAAAGGCATACTTTATATTCTACTAGCTGCCTTTTGCTTTGCACTAATGAATACCTTTGTAAGACTCTCCGGAGATTTACCTTCTATTCAAAAAAGCTTTTTTAGAAACTTTGTGGCCCTCCTAGCAGCTGCCTTTATTTTAAAGCGAAGCAAAATCGGCTTTTCTTTTAAAAAAGAAAATTTCACGCTTCTTTTATTACGTGCTACTTGTGGCACTGTAGGCATCTTATGTAATTTCTATGCGGTGGATCATCTTCTTCTTTCTGATGCTTCTATGCTCAATAAGATGTCACCTTTCTTTGTGATTATCTTTAGCTATCTCTTCCTTAAGGAAAAGGTAAACTGGGTGCAATCCCTAGCTGTCATTGGTGCTTTTATAGGAAGTTTATTTATCATTAAACCATCCTTTAGTAATCTAGACTTAGTACCCTCTTTGATTGGCTTATTAGGAGGCATTGGTGCTGGAGCTGCTTATACAGCTGTTAGATCATTAGGACAAAGAGGAGAAAAAGGGCCCTTTATCGTCTTTTTCTTCTCCAGTTTTTCTTGCTTGGTGACTTTACCATTCCTAATCTTTCAATATCATGAAATGTCTTTACTTCAAATTGGGTATTTACTCTTTGCAGGCCTTGCTGCTACTGGTGGTCAATTTGCTATTACAGCGGCTTATTGCTACGCTCCTGCTAAAGAAATCTCAGTATACGATTACTCACAAGTCATCTTCGCTGCTATCCTAGGCTTCATCCTCTTTGGACAAATACCGGATCTATATAGTGGCCTTGGTTATATCATCATCTGTGGTATGGCTGTCTTTATGTTCTTATATAATATGGGCTATTTAACCAGAAAAAATCCACAAGCTTAA
- a CDS encoding (2Fe-2S)-binding protein codes for MNEEEIKDRLTKTCVCRQVTRAKIKAAIMDGADTMEKVKAKTGAMSGSCHGRKCKGSIEDLLARYKEEGSF; via the coding sequence ATGAACGAAGAAGAAATTAAAGATCGACTAACTAAAACTTGTGTTTGTAGACAAGTGACAAGAGCTAAAATTAAAGCAGCCATTATGGATGGTGCAGATACAATGGAGAAGGTCAAAGCTAAGACAGGAGCTATGAGTGGTTCTTGTCATGGTAGAAAGTGTAAAGGTAGCATTGAAGATCTATTAGCTAGATATAAAGAAGAAGGTAGTTTTTAA
- a CDS encoding (2Fe-2S)-binding protein: MSKQVCLCKHVSEESIQRALDHGTTTLEGVKAATGAGAGACKGQRCKGQIHRMLKDKE; this comes from the coding sequence ATGAGCAAACAAGTTTGTTTATGTAAGCATGTTTCAGAGGAAAGTATTCAAAGAGCACTTGATCATGGAACAACAACCTTAGAGGGTGTTAAAGCTGCTACAGGAGCAGGCGCAGGTGCTTGCAAAGGACAACGTTGTAAAGGTCAGATTCATAGGATGTTAAAAGACAAAGAATAG
- a CDS encoding (2Fe-2S)-binding protein, which translates to MSDIICLCKNISEETIVEAIKKGADTVDAVKEATGATTGFCHGGRCKAKIEALIEANK; encoded by the coding sequence ATGAGCGATATTATTTGTTTATGTAAAAATATTTCTGAGGAAACAATTGTAGAGGCTATCAAAAAAGGAGCTGATACTGTAGATGCTGTTAAAGAAGCTACAGGAGCTACAACAGGTTTTTGCCACGGTGGACGTTGCAAAGCGAAAATTGAAGCCTTAATCGAAGCTAACAAATAG